From Terriglobia bacterium, one genomic window encodes:
- a CDS encoding phage protease, whose translation MLSTLEQTTAPRFLATLGPAAGDGPGKVRIPLAVTGTWVRGSNKLSITRDDLESIVRNFRERQNGEINVDYDHASEMPEVAAGGPIPSAGRIVGIDEPETLGANSESRMANGNDDSPLAARYSRFILWGWFEPTERARTLVRDREYRYISPAIDWGAKNKRTGKPQGATLTSVALTNRPFLEEMPQIRLSDPGYRLVGEDHEQGARSQEQGASGERFEVSDSRFETGGSMKKVQLSVADGKIKVNHPDLADEYYADPEDAAQALETLGAQQGGIEAAPGGAARDVPMAQAAAVMSEAEAQGKSISAVEVFRARVEQALDDAVRSGKVLPRRRDDWRRIALADFGAFSRLVSEQPARIPLQPVGFSGGVPENVQAQVKFMAEQRMKERGVSYGQALTEIGREQPDLIHQYRRSVSGGE comes from the coding sequence ATGCTGAGCACTTTGGAGCAAACAACAGCGCCGCGGTTCCTGGCCACGCTGGGACCTGCCGCCGGCGACGGGCCGGGGAAGGTCCGAATTCCGTTGGCCGTCACGGGAACGTGGGTGCGCGGATCGAACAAATTGTCGATTACGCGCGACGATCTGGAATCGATTGTGCGCAACTTCCGCGAGCGGCAGAACGGCGAAATCAATGTGGATTACGACCACGCCAGCGAGATGCCAGAAGTGGCCGCGGGTGGCCCCATACCGAGCGCGGGAAGGATTGTTGGCATCGATGAACCGGAAACGCTCGGGGCGAATAGCGAATCGCGAATGGCGAATGGAAACGACGATTCGCCACTCGCTGCTCGCTACTCGCGCTTTATTCTCTGGGGATGGTTCGAACCCACTGAACGCGCCCGCACGCTGGTGAGGGACCGCGAGTATCGCTACATCTCGCCGGCCATCGACTGGGGCGCGAAAAACAAACGGACCGGCAAGCCGCAGGGAGCCACGCTGACTTCGGTGGCGCTCACCAACCGGCCATTCCTGGAAGAAATGCCGCAAATCCGGCTGTCCGATCCGGGCTATCGCCTGGTGGGGGAGGACCATGAGCAGGGAGCAAGAAGCCAGGAGCAAGGAGCGAGCGGCGAACGATTCGAAGTTTCAGATTCAAGATTCGAGACAGGAGGATCAATGAAGAAGGTACAACTTTCCGTCGCGGACGGAAAAATCAAAGTCAATCATCCGGACCTTGCGGACGAGTATTACGCCGATCCGGAAGATGCAGCCCAGGCGCTCGAGACGCTCGGTGCCCAGCAAGGCGGGATCGAGGCAGCGCCTGGCGGGGCCGCCAGAGACGTGCCGATGGCCCAGGCCGCGGCTGTGATGTCCGAGGCTGAAGCGCAGGGGAAATCGATTTCCGCCGTGGAAGTGTTCCGTGCGCGGGTGGAGCAGGCCCTCGATGACGCCGTGCGCAGCGGCAAGGTCCTGCCGCGCCGTCGCGACGACTGGCGGCGCATCGCGCTGGCGGACTTCGGCGCGTTTTCGCGCCTCGTGTCCGAGCAGCCGGCGCGCATTCCGCTGCAGCCGGTGGGCTTTTCCGGCGGCGTTCCGGAAAACGTGCAGGCGCAGGTGAAGTTCATGGCCGAGCAGCGCATGAAGGAGCGCGGCGTCAGCTATGGCCAGGCGCTTACGGAAATCGGACGCGAACAGCCTGACCTCATCCATCAGTACCGGCGCTCGGTAAGCGGCGGGGAATAG
- a CDS encoding major capsid protein — protein sequence MPDISMVHVDQALTNVSIAYHNAQFIADQVFQPIPVSKQSNKYFIYSKDRFRIMDDARRPGARANEINWTLSTDTYFAEGHALAQAIPDELRANADQAIDVDVDTTETLTDLIYLQREIQIASVATDPTVVTQTAALAGTSQWSDFTNSDPIAAIETQKATIQKQIGQPPNALVVGYPVFLQLRQHPKIIDRFKYTQVGILQPDHLKSVFNVDFFLIGGAIKNLAAEGDADNFDYIWGKNALLFYKPLAPGRRTVSLGYQFSWLFGANTDGFLVKRYRDESRTADVVEVQLYYDSKVVAPNAAYLWTSAVA from the coding sequence ATGCCAGATATTTCGATGGTCCATGTAGACCAGGCTTTGACCAACGTTTCCATCGCGTATCACAACGCGCAGTTCATTGCCGACCAGGTGTTCCAGCCGATTCCGGTGAGCAAGCAGTCCAACAAGTATTTTATTTACTCGAAGGACCGCTTCCGCATCATGGATGACGCACGCCGGCCCGGCGCCCGCGCCAATGAAATCAATTGGACGCTTTCCACCGACACCTACTTTGCCGAAGGGCACGCGCTGGCGCAGGCCATTCCAGACGAACTGCGCGCCAACGCCGACCAGGCGATCGACGTGGACGTGGACACCACGGAGACCCTCACCGATCTCATTTATCTGCAGCGCGAGATCCAGATTGCCTCCGTGGCGACGGACCCAACGGTGGTGACGCAGACCGCGGCGCTTGCCGGCACCAGCCAGTGGTCGGACTTCACCAACTCCGATCCCATTGCCGCCATCGAGACGCAGAAGGCCACCATCCAGAAGCAGATCGGGCAGCCCCCGAACGCCCTGGTGGTGGGCTACCCGGTGTTCCTGCAACTGCGGCAGCACCCGAAGATCATCGACCGCTTCAAGTACACGCAGGTGGGAATTTTGCAGCCCGACCACCTGAAATCGGTGTTCAACGTGGACTTCTTCCTCATCGGCGGAGCCATCAAGAACCTCGCGGCGGAAGGCGATGCGGACAACTTCGACTACATCTGGGGCAAGAACGCGCTGTTGTTTTACAAGCCCCTGGCGCCGGGCCGCCGCACCGTTTCGCTGGGCTACCAGTTCTCGTGGCTCTTCGGCGCCAACACGGACGGCTTCCTCGTCAAGCGCTATCGCGATGAGTCGCGCACGGCGGACGTGGTGGAAGTCCAGCTCTATTACGACTCCAAGGTGGTGGCGCCCAACGCCGCCTACCTCTGGACGTCGGCGGTGGCGTAG
- a CDS encoding phage virion morphogenesis protein: MIAFSGFANSEAAENSLDLLQAQLSDLSPAMELIAEDIREMEAEQFASSGATGDTPWAALAPSTEKRRHGAGHCAAGS; encoded by the coding sequence ATGATTGCATTTAGCGGCTTCGCCAATTCGGAGGCGGCTGAAAACAGCCTGGACCTTTTGCAGGCGCAGCTCAGTGATCTGTCGCCTGCAATGGAACTGATTGCTGAAGACATTCGCGAGATGGAGGCCGAGCAGTTTGCCAGCAGCGGCGCCACGGGTGACACGCCCTGGGCCGCGCTGGCGCCCTCCACCGAGAAGCGCAGGCACGGCGCGGGCCATTGTGCCGCGGGAAGTTGA
- a CDS encoding lysozyme, which yields MGAFCSNIESQGAEGPLERLQAALSELDGKVWIVEIEEEWPPYHLSTKGLDFISRHETYGGKPALKTYLDSAGRPTIGYGHLVRPDEGFTSGVSMAQALDLLKEDVQKAVDEVNEALNVPLAQNQFDALVDLAYNAGPRSVQPGLEMMSSVNDYDVSESDFTQYDKITVRGRTFVSKGLLSRRIQEWLLFEEGEY from the coding sequence TTGGGAGCATTCTGCAGCAACATCGAATCGCAAGGTGCTGAGGGGCCGCTGGAACGCTTGCAGGCTGCCCTCAGCGAGTTGGACGGCAAGGTCTGGATCGTCGAAATCGAAGAGGAGTGGCCGCCATATCATCTGAGCACGAAGGGTCTCGACTTCATCAGTCGCCATGAGACATACGGCGGAAAGCCAGCTTTGAAGACGTACCTGGACAGCGCCGGCCGCCCGACCATCGGTTACGGGCACCTCGTCAGGCCCGACGAGGGTTTCACCAGCGGTGTTAGTATGGCGCAAGCCCTCGATTTGCTTAAGGAAGATGTTCAGAAGGCTGTGGACGAGGTTAATGAGGCGTTAAATGTTCCGCTGGCGCAAAACCAGTTCGACGCGCTCGTTGATCTTGCCTATAATGCAGGCCCCCGCTCCGTTCAGCCGGGGCTCGAGATGATGAGCTCGGTGAACGACTACGACGTTTCGGAGTCAGATTTCACCCAGTACGACAAAATTACCGTGCGCGGACGGACATTCGTGAGCAAGGGACTGCTCAGTCGTCGCATTCAGGAATGGCTTCTGTTCGAAGAAGGAGAGTATTGA
- a CDS encoding carboxypeptidase-like regulatory domain-containing protein: MKRAYIVLAAICVICVICGPAWATTVTGTVRDSAGNAVSGAAISFRLINIGRGNVARDSGTSIVAPALVTASSASDGTFSVTLVGNDQIAPAGTLYEVVMRGPGFTYGPFDYSIIGPSADLNSLTPEASYPNTPSQIAASQLSPPAGCSASQVLEWTGTVWQCAASGSGAQHQVNGTNVTANATINFESSAPADGLTLTFANPSAGNVQLGLSGTLNDAGLATAYSGIGACGANQWVFSLTRAGAPSCSPPAFSNLTGQATAAQLPPTINASAIQDKGGQVFNVKAYGAVGNGVFLYNCSITTGTAALTCTAGAFSAGDVGKLIEVDGAAASSGRLLTTISAVTDATHLTLAANAGATTSTANVVYGTDDGPEIQSLITTLSASGGGTMFFPQGIYIINNASDANGFILDIPSNPRPTGPWITYQFEGPNSMAVASITTGVNTSGAVLYGMSAAVTGFIGAASFAPSYPMSDVYVVVRNMAIVTPPTQNYSALHLQLAYNADVYGSVVSPNYGPKATNNVPVYGSTANYGIYLPQQANAGFSGVFDSSIMGYYYGVLGADHAIVSHCLFDENRYGIKVNSRFYTMWLDDVTIQHSTIGLDIVAGNQIFGNVMFEQNTTDIAADNGAVTGTGFLIATDSVALTVSNLSPYLLYVTNGGPLNAPIKFASYTFATLPTEVNGLQVYCSDCKNVGTDAATFDSVAVAGGTGTTVLGENGAWRVH; encoded by the coding sequence ATGAAGAGAGCATACATAGTGCTGGCCGCAATCTGTGTAATCTGCGTAATCTGCGGACCAGCGTGGGCCACCACTGTGACCGGGACCGTGCGCGACTCCGCCGGCAATGCGGTGAGCGGGGCCGCCATCAGTTTCCGCCTGATCAATATTGGCCGCGGGAACGTGGCGCGCGATTCCGGAACTTCAATTGTGGCCCCGGCGCTGGTTACGGCAAGCTCGGCCAGCGACGGCACATTTTCCGTTACGCTGGTGGGCAATGACCAGATCGCGCCTGCGGGCACGCTCTATGAGGTTGTGATGCGCGGCCCTGGCTTTACTTACGGGCCTTTTGATTACTCCATCATCGGCCCGTCGGCCGACCTCAACTCGCTGACTCCGGAAGCTAGTTATCCCAACACGCCAAGCCAGATTGCGGCCTCTCAGCTTTCGCCGCCCGCCGGCTGCTCCGCCAGCCAGGTCCTCGAATGGACGGGGACGGTGTGGCAGTGCGCGGCCAGTGGATCGGGGGCGCAGCATCAGGTAAACGGAACGAACGTCACTGCGAACGCGACCATCAACTTTGAAAGCTCCGCGCCTGCCGACGGCCTGACGCTGACATTTGCGAATCCGTCTGCCGGCAATGTGCAACTGGGGCTTTCGGGGACTTTGAACGATGCTGGCCTGGCCACCGCCTACTCCGGCATCGGCGCCTGCGGAGCGAATCAGTGGGTGTTCTCGCTCACCCGCGCCGGCGCGCCATCCTGCTCGCCACCGGCGTTTTCAAATCTGACTGGACAAGCCACGGCAGCACAGCTTCCTCCCACGATCAACGCTTCCGCAATCCAGGACAAGGGCGGCCAGGTTTTTAATGTCAAGGCGTACGGGGCGGTTGGGAATGGCGTGTTTCTATACAACTGCTCGATCACCACGGGGACGGCGGCGCTGACTTGCACTGCCGGAGCCTTCTCGGCTGGCGATGTGGGCAAGCTCATCGAGGTTGATGGCGCGGCGGCCTCGTCTGGAAGGCTTCTGACAACCATCTCCGCCGTGACGGATGCGACCCACCTGACGCTAGCTGCCAATGCAGGCGCCACGACCTCGACGGCCAACGTGGTTTATGGCACCGATGACGGGCCGGAAATCCAAAGCCTGATCACCACGCTCAGCGCGTCGGGCGGCGGCACGATGTTCTTCCCCCAGGGCATTTATATTATCAACAATGCCTCAGACGCGAACGGTTTCATATTAGATATTCCATCCAACCCCCGTCCTACCGGCCCGTGGATTACCTACCAGTTCGAGGGACCTAATTCGATGGCAGTTGCCAGCATCACGACTGGAGTCAATACATCTGGCGCTGTGCTGTATGGCATGTCCGCCGCCGTGACGGGATTTATTGGGGCCGCGAGTTTCGCCCCATCGTATCCCATGAGCGATGTGTACGTGGTGGTCCGAAACATGGCCATCGTCACACCGCCCACCCAGAACTATTCCGCTCTGCATCTTCAGCTTGCCTACAATGCGGATGTGTACGGCTCGGTGGTAAGTCCAAATTACGGGCCGAAGGCAACCAATAACGTGCCCGTCTACGGCAGCACCGCCAATTATGGAATCTACCTTCCGCAGCAAGCGAATGCCGGCTTTTCGGGGGTGTTTGACTCATCGATTATGGGCTATTACTACGGCGTCCTAGGGGCTGACCACGCCATCGTTTCACACTGTCTCTTTGATGAAAACAGATACGGCATCAAAGTCAATTCCCGTTTTTATACCATGTGGCTGGATGATGTGACGATTCAGCACTCGACGATAGGGCTGGACATCGTAGCCGGAAATCAGATTTTCGGCAACGTGATGTTTGAGCAGAACACCACCGACATAGCTGCGGACAACGGCGCCGTAACCGGCACCGGATTTTTGATAGCAACTGATAGCGTGGCGCTTACCGTTTCCAATCTGTCTCCATATCTCCTGTACGTGACGAATGGAGGCCCCCTGAACGCGCCCATCAAATTTGCATCCTATACTTTCGCCACTCTCCCGACGGAGGTTAACGGCCTTCAGGTTTATTGCTCGGACTGCAAGAACGTGGGAACTGATGCAGCGACATTCGACAGCGTAGCCGTGGCAGGTGGGACCGGCACAACCGTCCTCGGCGAGAATGGCGCTTGGAGAGTGCATTGA